The sequence tcttagatttttctttaatagactagaacttttcgaactcaagtgttagagttcatgtttCTAGTTTAACTGTTgtcctgaagactgaagatcagaggattgaagattgaagactgaataACTCTCAACTGAAGATAGCTTGTGAAAAGACCAAGTTAAATACTGATGTATTTGACTTGGATGAGGATttcactgaagaatcagttatgactgatttaTTAATGTTAGCcacgtggaattagcggactgatactcaagtcaagtatcagttgacattcttcatcggactgaagTTTCTAAGTTAAAAGGCAGTCACGTACTTTCAAgtacatccgcattaaatgcagagattttgaagattgtcctttctctgcagatcattcctttttggtgcaaACTTTTCAGATGCGCCTTACCCCCTGTACCTGAGACACCGTTCTtcaccaaataaggaacctcgaagattgaagcctcagccaaattcaAATTCCTCTCACAACGgacgaattcttgaagaccatcttgccaacggatctattcaagatttctcttataaatagagctcgaggaacaccacaatcttcaccgattcaaacgcacaagctgaacctctgccaaaattgttacTCAGCCCTTCATTGcattcaaagtttgaatcgaagaagagaatactcaaCGTCTAAATCAGTTCACTGATTATACATATTCTCTTAGTTTCTTAGGCAAATCATTgtaatatccaaagcctaagtcctcgattacagagagcctattctctgtaatctagttggtaatTCGAACCcatttcaactgagcgaaaagagagagtttgagagagttcgagacagtggtctgaactcaagagttcttaaccccctgtcacgaccgcacttgctaaggatagcaaattcggggaaaccgcgactaggggaggggatttaggagcgggattagaaagggacatgcttagcttcttgatgactcgactttgtATAAGGGAAACATTCTAAAACTAGATattaacgaaggccacaaggggaccgcacataatattatccaaaaaggGTACTCAATGAGTTCGAGtacattgttaaataatacatattgtttgacaaatgacataatatcttttcgtaatcagtgttcgcagcggaaaaacaacaatttgagtatatgtatgaagacatatactccactctgaggttctcgtcctagattgacaaaagctccgcttgcacactacatccccgatcacagctcaacctgcacatttaaaaatacatgcagggctaagtacgggagtacttagtggacacttgccaaaatttacatacatgcataatattttattgtcaagccttcaacagtagtaagatacgagggttttcttttaaagactcgtatttaccaaaaataatatcatttctttcatcaataacccgcgcaggcattttaatatcattaatcaccatatcagtaactcgtgccgagagggaggcctctcTCTACGgtcactatgatcggccaacccgctagatgactcacgatcacaagggtgtacactaattccgaagggatttgcggtcccatccggAATCcaaattcgattaacatcagataggcaattaataacaaaacataaagtattttaggcattgacaacatcattcaaattcataagcataaagtcttaacaattctactatatggttttagtttatacgtaagaaagcccacctggtagtggagACTCGCGACTAAGCTTtaaactcttgcgttcaaccttgattcggaaAAGAATAACGTAAGATCTTAGTCCgaggaaattctcaaataaatgaggatgcgtaatgtaattatgcatggctcatattctttttttattaaataattaacccaactaggttccgtcccatgaagtcaagtaattaactacattgattcgttctcattagggtgttctaaactgccagtaaaaatataataatctcccttcgtgtaagcaaggaaaagaaaataataaagatttaaaCATCCTAtgttctcttttctctctctccctctctctctctctctctctctctctctctctctctcgcggtctgctctgcttcttcgctttctgctctggaggtcagctctggcctctaagtcagctctggctaagttagctctgtggcgaagtgactcctctggcgtggaacgattcctctggtgaaagtgattcctctggcgaagtgattcctctggcgaagtgattcctctggcgaggcgattcctctggcgaagcgattcctttggcgaagtgattcctctggcgaggcaattcctctggcgaagtgattcctctggcgaggtgattcctctggcgaagtgattcctctggcaattcctctgctctggccatttctctgctctggccatttCCAGGTCTGGGAAGAACGACGGggactccagtttccaaaaccaaaattctccgtccttatctcgcctcgattttcactcgtatacagaccttaatctctacctatgtgagcatgctgtgattattcacgttcgtctacgttaaagctaaagttctcgtcgttcatcaaggtttcaagttgtaggttccacaaaaacgtgacttaacatgctttttgtttattcgtttacagcccataaaacatgatttctgcGAGTGTGATTCATGCCGATTAGAGTAGCAACAGAGGTTGAAGGTTACCTTGATATatcgcgtgctttggtcgggtaaagaacgatggtttctctctcgctttttcgagcgtcgaggtgcaaactgaAAATGAAATGGCTGCTGTTCTTAAGCCGAAAACAGGTGGAAAGAAACATGGCGAGGGGAGGAAAAAATAAGCCGAGTTTTTACCTTATTCAAGTCGGCAGCAAAAATCTCGCTCTACTCCCCTTCGGCAAGGTGTCGAGAGAGATGAAacttcttgctgttgctgctgaaaaaATTCTAAGTGCCGAGAAGAGAAAGGGGTGGCTCAAGGGTTTAGGAGTGAATTTATACTAGGAGCTCGGTTGATATGCACTTGAGTGCTAAAAGGAGGAGCATGGTTGTAGTGTGGCTGAAATGACATGTTAGATGTACTTGGGCATGGCTTgttgcatggggaaaggtgatGCAACATACCTTTCTCTACCTTTTTCCTTAATTCTTGGATGTGGCAGCCGATAGGGTAGAGAGAGATGTAGGGTGGGCGTGTGATGTGATCTAAAAGAATATGTGATCTaagtaaaatccttcagtgttggtttCTCTGTATTTGAAATACTGAtttcgtgtttgctaaaatcgataaatgctaaattaaatccgtagatttaattcgtttgtcattctaatacttaaattaaatccgtagatttaattagcttcaaagtcggaaataattcacgacttaagtaacaacatgaaataaactccatcttgattaataaataacacaatttcgctaagttggttataactgagtcataataattcatcgactcaaaCATCatcgtcgcggtcttaaacatgcgaagataaaaaaaaaaaaaaacatactgctagtgtagtgactctgtctccaaaatacgtaattcagaaacatagttgaaatcataaggtgcttcatttactagcagatagataaataaaacacgcaatactggaattaaatactgataaaagagcgggttgttacaccCCCGCACGCAAGACAAGTGTAGTCTTTGCATTTGCGAGTTAAgaaggagacgagaagtccaatccagtGTATTGGCACTGAAACCTAGTTTCAGTtgaaggtttgctgtgcacccgcaagcacaagcccagagtgtttgtcagtgtgtttaactgaccgtggacgtaggaacttgttccgaaccacgtaaaaatcatttgttgtttatcgctttcagttttacattcttatctgtgcacaaacgttttcttaactgaaactgattaattgcaaagtgaaacttTATCTTGACAAAGCGTTAATCACAAAGGTTATttcttaagtttaattttccgttgctagtgttattagtctaactgataaattttcggataatcagtaagattcataacacttctctgttTACAAaatctagactgaagccttacgtggatatcagttaaagcttGGCGCTTAACTAAAgtcaaaatactgaagttatttcagtatcagtctacaactcCTTTTAGCTGAAGTTTTCTTTAGTTGCTCACATCAGTCAAACTCTTTCAGTATCAATCGATACTACTTCAGTTATTTACAgaagaattttgaaaaatagcctacaagtGTATTCCCCCTACACCTGTTCAGTGACCCTCTGGGACCCAACATTAAGTATTCTActtctttaattttttcttttttgataaattacataagtaaataaaaaaattcaaagacCGCACAATGAAGAactcgaactcaggaccacagGTCATAGACAATTAACCTCCTATCACTAGGCCAAGACACACACACAAgtattcttcttctttcttcgtTCTAATTTTGCTTTCTTTTAAATGAAAGTCGGTATGAATCATAGAGAATCATAACATATGTAGCTATGTTGTTTGGATTTTGTAACGTGAGTGAAAAatagatacatatatataggataGAGCTCTATGGAAACCATCAAAAATTCGAAGAACGAAGACCAAATCCTGTGCGTCAATTTTGGTATATCCAAGGGTGATGATTCATCTGgtgaagatttgatattttcGTTAATTATGATAGATATAGGcaatcaaattttttatttatggaataCTCTTATTTTCATCCTAGTGTTCgcagaaaatactaatgaacatactaatgttcgttgatatgttcgtaaaaaaacaaatgaatatactaatgttcgtcgatattttcgtaaaaaataaatgaacatactaatgttcgtcgatattttcgtaggaaaacaaatgaacataataatgttcacatattatgttcattgacagATCAGGTCCCAGAACAGGAAGTTTTGGAATTTCTGGGATTTATTCAACGTGATCCCATATTTCAGTGGATTTaattaaccaatatttaattacataaaaaataaaatcaggaaattatatgaaccgttaGATTAAGTAAGATTGACGCacatgatttggtctttattctctatgttggggagtggtctccatagaagctgaccatatatatatatatatatatatatatatatatataggaatgggatcatatagatcccaatgcttataatagatccctagatccaaatcttgaccacacatttatgacatgtggtcatcaagatggtgacacgtggcaaggagcttccaagcattccaaggcaaaatctggaggggtaaaattggaatgtaattttcagatttaataattaaaaaatatatatatatttttagattttctcaaaatagatatattttagatgcatatagtttcacacaaagatgcataaagttttcacatgaaatgcataactttgaacagaaaaatgcatttaatttttccagttttggtattttcaccaccccaccccataccaccccccaatccagcccacaccaccccccaaccctccccattaccaccccccaaaaataggcatgtttcacatgcatataaaatcaaacaaaaatgcataaagttttcacataaaaatgcattaaattatacaaaaaatgcatttcattttaataaatctggtagtttcgccaccccacccccaccccacccacccccccacccccaaaaaatttttttttttttcaaaaactgattttctgattgctggcccacccccacccccccaattttttttttttaaaaaactgattttcaaaaaaaaaaattggggggtggggtgggggagtcagtggtcagaaaatcaatttttgagaaaataaaaaaataaaataaaaaaaattttggtgggtgggtgggtggggggtggggggtaggggtggatcagtggtcagaaaatcagttttaaaaaaaaaaaattgggggtgggtgggggtggggttctggggtggggtggggttcaggggtgtggggggtggggttggggtggggtgaaatcttatgcatttttatatgaaagttcatgcattctcgtatgaaactttatgcatctaaaatatacctattttgagaaaatctattttttttttaatttcgaaaattttattccaattttacccctctccagattttgccttgaaatgccttgccacgtgtcaccatcttgatgcgccacatgtcataaatgtgtggtctagatttggatctacggatctattataaacatagggatccaccggaacccaaccctatatatatatatatatatatatatatatatcaaaagatcaagatttcaatttgaaatcaatttgaaattgattttaaaattgaatgacaatttagtagttataataaaattgaatgtttatttataaactatatttgttccttttatttctcttttttttattttcttattattttcttctaaaattatgaaatttgactaattacaaaatattcaatacgcatatcaaattaaagatcacaatgtTGTGCCCAAAAATATCACATTTGTAACAAAAAGTAACAAGAACACGAAAAAGGCTTCGAAATGTTGAATTTGGTATTGCTTTAATAAAAGACTTTGATAGTGAATGATCAATGATAGTCGATGATTTTACACTAGGattttacatgtatttataggcaaataaCTGTGAATTCTAGTAGGAGAAAGACTCATATTTGAGTTATACTCGAACTAAGCTTCCTCGTATATATCTTCGTGTATTCGTTGTAATCTTGGATTTAGACTTGGTTGGCTGCGGACATCAGGCTCTTTCGAGATAAGATCGTCTCCGTGAATTTTGGCTAATTCCGTTAAAGGCAGCGCTGTTTGAGGGTGGACAACGCTGTTTTGGGCTCGGCAGCGCTGTTCTTCGaaaatctctctctttcttcgtTATTTTCCTCCGATATTCCTggaatgcatatttttatcctcaccactcaataagagctttaatttgatatattttgtatgaatatttgatttaaaatataaaattatatttatttaaagattaaaattttcaaaaattatctCCTTtaatcttttttgaataaatctatttttcaatttttttttaacgttttcaattatgtttttatgagaaagatttatatgtgataattcccacttttcataatatcagtTTTATTACaatgaattctttttttttttaatattcaactcaaatatattcagttaatttttttaattatatttataaatatgataattgaattgatatcagttttatataaatataaaaatataaaaaaatgttttcCCTGTATTACACGAAGTGAAAATGCTAGTAGTGTATTAATCTCCTGATGGATTTCAAAAGTAGCGAACTAGATCAATAagtatataaaagatgagtttttcctccatttttttaatcttctctctctctctctctctctctctctctctctctctcttttctttcaccaattttttcattatttttatctctattttttatataatttaattcttttctaaacatcatcaaatttgatttattaaaaaatatttaatatgcaacttaaatttaagtttgtgacaaaatttaatatattgtaaaaatcatcaaaaatgaatttaaaatgagtaagctatgaaaactttaaaatagttatttttttctctctttgttacaattttttatttatgtttgcaAATGAAACTATTTAATGATTTATTATGAtgtgtaatattaattttctttatcaaatgatttaaaattatttaacaacTATAATTTTCATTACATTTTATACAGAgtttaaaatttacatttttaaattcaaaatttattaagtaattgatgtatattattttatttatttgtaaaacATATTtagcatttatttatattttaattctatttaatatttataacttatttatttaagggTTAAAGTACAAATGCCCTCCTAAAcaagacacccctagagcgtatccATCCCCATTCTCGATGTTGGCCCAAATAAACCCCCAGAGTCAATAAAAAGGGTACATTTAAACCCAGGATCTAAACGGCCGTCTAACGCCGTTaacttgctgggtttaaatgtACCTTTTTTATAGACTCTGGGGGTTTATTTAAGCCAACATCGAGAATGGGGGGTATACTCCTTCACCCTCTCAGCAAAACCCTCTGGCACCGCCGCGTGCGCCGCCCCGCCCCGCCCTTCTCTTCTCTGCGACGACCTCACTTATGCCAGTGGACTTCCCTTGGATTTGGATAATCTCAACTCTCTTGCAACTCGTCGATTACTGCGATTGCCATCGACCTAAGCCGATGCAGAGGACGTGAGTGACAGACGAGGCGGCGACAGACGGCTCTGGGCTCGCCGGCGTGCCGCGCCCAACTGCTTTCCGCCGTCTGCGTAGCGCCTCAGATCAGAGATGCCTCTGTCTCTCGGTGACATTCCCACCGACTCGGGCTTGGAGTCCGGCGTGAGAGGGCAGATGATTCGCTTGTTTCGGGCGGTGGGCTTTGACGCCGGAGCGGGAGCAACTACTAGCGAAGATCTCGCGTGGACAGACCTCTATGTGGCGGCAACGACACCGTTGTGAGCACTGGCGAGGAAAATGGTCCCTCTTCGTTTTTCTCGTCCCACCGCACCGATGTTGAGAGAGGGAGTGTCCGTGAACGGGAAATGACCGGCGAGGAAGCGTGACAATCTTTCTCCGGCGTGGCATCGAATGTGGCGGCGACGAGAATCGAAAGAAGGCGGCGACTACTGCTTAAAAGGTGGGCCCCacgagaaaattaaaaaaaaaatacaaatttaagtTAACGGTGTTAGACGGCCGTTAAGAGTCTAGGTTTAAATATACCCTTTTTATTGACTCTGGGGGTTTATATGGGCCAACATCGAGAATGGGGAGGGATACGTTCTAGGGGTGTCTTGTTTAGGGggcatttgtaccttaaccctttatttaaaCACGTCGTTTAAAATTTTactgttcgtcgtgcatcgcatgaATGGGCATACTAATTCTTATAATTCctcaaaaaattgaaaataagatGTCAATTTTGTGATCCAAAGAATGTGTCAAGAGCTCTCACTCACTCGAaatgaatattaaaattaacataCAATTCAAATACTCTATCGGTTCCACCtaagttgatgatttttttttttcaatataaaatttaagaaattagtgtttaatattttaagtgtgtgtaaataaagtgaaaaagtCACAAAGATTCATTTCAATTTATTCTATATAAGAAATTGAACAACTTAGTTAGAACGACCCAAAACGAAATATTAATGAAGTTAATTGAAATCGATGAAGTATATTTGAAGCTTTAATCATTGTTTTTTGTAACTCAAGAAGTGGGACTCATAATTATTGGGTACCATATTTGGAACTGTAATTCCAAAAAAAGAAAGCCTATAATTATATCGACACTATCCACTTTCCTGCGAAAATGAAAAAGCGAAGATCGCAGAAAAGAAAAGGTCGGGACTTAAACTGATGGCTGCCCTTCTGTAATACATGAGCACaaccaacaaacagcagggacTTTGATTATAGTGATGGAAGCCGAAATAGAAGCAAAGACAAGTGTTGCAAGGCATACAAAGCCTGTGATTTGAAGCTGCTCGGCCGTCTTCTTCAAATAACTTCAAGGAAAACAATGCCCACAAAAATCAGCACCTACCTGAAACACATAACAATTTCCTCCTGTGCATTCTTAACTACCAATTTTACAACTTGAAATTTAGGTGTCAATGTCATCGAAATGAATTGGGAACTTCAAGGAAAACTTGAAACAACAAACATTTAAATATGCCGATAACTCCCATGGTGTTTTGTGTTTAGAAACAACAGGGGCTCCTTCACCCTCTTATGTAGTGTCATTTCACAAGTCATATAAACAGTGCTTGTGGATGGATCTGGAGATGCCAACAAGCAGGATATGACACCACAAGAATTTTAATCAACACTTAATTTGCTCTACCAAGATTTGCCTCCAAAGTATATACTCAGTTATAAGCCACCATACCAGAGAGCTCTCTCATGAACTCGGATTGGAATGCCAGCGCTCCATGCCCATATCTCTCTCTTCATCAGTCTAGATTGAGCCATAAGATAAGGAACTGCCTAGCAGGCGGATAAAAACACAATAGTTATATCCTGCTTCTTCATCCAGATTACTTAAAAACGTAACAGGAGTCAAGTTTTCAATCACAAAAATGACATATTAACATAAGTAAAACTTACAACTGTTGAGCAAAACATGGTAACAGAGAAAACTGAAACAATGAAACAAGATATTAGAATAGTTGAAGAGCCAACATATATGTATAGCGATCGATCCTAGGCAGCTATGAATTGAAAAGAAGACAGTGAACATAGGGATGATTCTTCGCATTCAAGAGACAGAATATGAGGAGCAAAGGATAAAAAACACACAAAGTGGATCAAGAAAGCTAACTTGAATTGAATGTTCCCTAGAAGTGGATAGTGCTAAGCATCTCAACAAACAAGTATTCCTCTGCATCAAACTGTAAATGTTTGGGAGGATAAGAGGAAGATAATACATGTAAGTTTGTAACTATAAGTAACCTTGATACATAAAGGGAATTGTTCCCATCACAACGGATTATTTACTAGAATGAAGACTACACTACA comes from Salvia miltiorrhiza cultivar Shanhuang (shh) chromosome 3, IMPLAD_Smil_shh, whole genome shotgun sequence and encodes:
- the LOC131016200 gene encoding uncharacterized protein LOC131016200, whose translation is MYYLPLILPNIYSLMQRNTCLLRCLALSTSREHSIQAVPYLMAQSRLMKREIWAWSAGIPIRVHERALCYLKKTAEQLQITGFVCLATLVFASISASITIIKVPAVCWLCSCITEGQPSV